From the genome of Ananas comosus cultivar F153 linkage group 18, ASM154086v1, whole genome shotgun sequence, one region includes:
- the LOC109724508 gene encoding UPF0014 membrane protein STAR2, with the protein MFEFSAMPTLGQMDPSDPNFWMDYLKGMLKPVAALAAVLMAVALSFSQKLKLEWEMIYAIARAFLQLSIIGFVLQFIFTQKNAGWIILAYLFMVSVAGYTAGQRAKHVPRGKYIAGISILTGTAITMFLLVVLNVFPFTPRYIIPVAGMMVGNAMTVTGVTMKKLREDVKIQRNLVETALALGATPRQATLQQVKRSLVIALSPVIDNAKTVGLISLPGAMTGLIMGGASPLEAIQLQIVVMNMLIGASTISSILSTYLCWPSFFTKAYQLEDKVFAD; encoded by the exons ATGTTCGAGTTCTCCGCAATGCCGACGCTCGGCCAGATGGACCCGTCGGATCCGAACTTTTGGATGGATTACCTCAAGGGGATGCTGAAGCCCGTGGCGGCGCTCGCGGCGGTGCTCATGGCGGTGGCGCTCTCCTTCTCCCAGAAGCTGAAGCTCGAGTGGGAGATGATCTACGCCATCGCTAGGGCTTTTCTCCAGCTCTCCATTATCGGGTTCGTGCTCCAGTTCATCTTCACCCAGAAGAACGCCGGGTGGATCATTCTCGCTTACCTCTTCATG GTATCAGTTGCTGGATATACAGCAGGTCAGAGGGCCAAACATGTTCCTCGTGGAAAGTACATTGCAGGCATATCCATTTTGACGGGAACTGCGATTACCATGTTCCTGCTCGTTGTGCTGAATGTTTTCCCCTTCACTCCAAGATATATCATCCCTGTTGCTGGCATGATGGTCGGCAATGCGATGACAGTTACTGGAGTTACGATGAAGAAGCTCCGGGAAGATGTCAAAATCCAAAGGAACCTG GTGGAAACTGCCCTGGCTCTTGGCGCGACTCCCCGGCAAGCTACACTTCAGCAGGTCAAGAGGTCTCTCGTCATTGCACTCTCCCCTGTCATAGACAATGCGAAGACCGTTGGTCTGATATCTCTTCCAGGTGCCATGACCGGGCTTATAATGGGAGGTGCATCACCTTTAGAGGCAATCCAGTTGCAGATAGTTGTGATGAACATGCTCATCGGAGCGTCGACAATCAGCAGCATCCTTTCTACCTACCTTTGTTGGCCCTCTTTCTTCACCAAAGCTTACCAACTTGAAGACAAAGTCTTTGCTGATTaa
- the LOC109723714 gene encoding uncharacterized protein LOC109723714, with translation MKRPRYLLRISIAIPRLLLLFSFVLLSSAPGILSSRLVTLGSIEIFKTHEWLPSKPTVYFHCQGENKTILPDVKKTHVLYTFKGEESWQPLTELPDKKCKRCGIYEKDNLKPDDVYDEWELCADDFVDGKYIHFKDNEFNATFICPGCTASTGSTHTSASNTRSSAKKSHVLLVIVICILASLLMTIGAVAEYKYWQKRKREQDQARFLKLFEEGDDFEEELGLGHVI, from the exons ATGAAGAGGCCCCGATACCTACTCCGCATCTCGATCGCGATTCCTCGCCtcctccttctcttctccttcgtcctcctctcctccgctcCGG GAATTCTCTCATCAAGGCTTGTTACACTCGGTTcaatagaaatatttaaaaccCATGAGTGGCTACCTTCCAAACCAACTGTCTATTTTCATTGTCAGGGAGAGAACAAAACTATCTTGCCTGATGTAAAGAAAACACATGTTTTATACACTTTCAAGGGTGAGGAGTCTTGGCAG CCGCTGACAGAGCTTCCCGATAAGAAATGCAAGCGATGTGGTATTTATGAGAAGGACAATTTAAAGCCTGATGATGTCTATGATGAGTGGGAATTGTGCGCTGATGATTTTGTTGACGGGAAATACATCCATTTCAAGGACAATGAATTCAATGCCACATTTATATGCCCCGGGTGCACTGCTTCTACTG GTTCTACTCATACTTCTGCCTCAAACACTCGGTCTTCAGCGAAGAAGTCTCACGTCCTGCTGGTAATAGTAATCTGCATATTGGCTTCGCTCTTGATGACCATCGGAGCGGTAGCCGAGTACAAATACTggcaaaagagaaaaagggaacAAGACCAGGCGCGGTTTCTAAAACTCTTCGAAGAGGGTGATGACTTTGAGGAAGAACTGGGTCTTGGGCATGTTATATAA
- the LOC109724154 gene encoding serine/arginine-rich splicing factor RS2Z32 isoform X1, which produces MPRHDDRYGTRLYVGRLSSRTRSRDLEDLFSKYGRVRYVDMKHDFAFVEFSDSRDADDARYSLHGREFDGSRIIVEFARGGPRGPGGSREYLGRGPPPGTGRCFNCGIDGHWARDCKAGDWKNKCYRCGERGHIERNCQNSPKNLSRRERSGRSYSRSPSPRRGRSRSRSYSRSRSYSRSRSPKRDGRGAERDERRSRSRSYSRSPKRSPAPSKGRKRSLSPNGSRSPPPQDRTDRNGSDYSQSPRRRDDSRSPAGRESASPAAEGRRYRSPAANGRSPSPRDEEDNGNHRTSPRGSESP; this is translated from the exons ATGCCCCGCCACGACGACCGATATGGCACGCGATTGTATGTCGGCCGACTCTCGTCTCGTACTCGATCCAGGGACCTTGAAGACCTTTTCAGCAAATATGGAAG AGTACGATATGTGGATATGAAGCACGACTTTGCCTTCGTT GAATTCAGTGATTCTCGTGATGCTGATGATGCAAGATACAGCCTGCATGGTCGTGAATTTGATGGAAGCCGTATTATTGTGGAATTTGCTAGGGGG GGTCCACGTGGCCCAGGAGGTTCACGTGAATATCTGGGAAGAGGGCCGCCACCTGGAACCGGGCGTTGCTTTAATTGTGGTATTGATGGCCACTGGGCTCGTGATTGCAAAGCCGGGGACTGGAAAAACAAGTGCTATCGCTGTGGAGAAAGAGGCCATATAGAAAGAAACTGCCAGAATAGTCCAAAGAATCTCTCGAG GCGTGAGAGGAGTGGGAGGAGTTACTCACGATCGCCATCTCCTCGCCGTGGTAGGAGCCGAAGTCGTAGCTACAGCAGAAGTCGTAGTTACAG TCGATCCCGATCTCCAAAGCGAGATGGTCGTGGTGCAGAACGCGATGAGAGGCGATCAAGGAGCCGCAGTTACAGCCGGAGCCCAAAGAGGAGCCCTGCGCCATCCAAGGGAAGGAAGCGCAGCCTCTCCCCTAACGGCAGCCGGAGCCCGCCACCTCAGGACCGGACTGACCGCAACGGATCTGACTACAGCCAGAGCCCGAGGAGGAGGGATGACAGCCGGAGCCCGGCTGGCCGGGAGAGCGCAAGCCCGGCTGCCGAAGGCCGGAGGTATCGAAGCCCTGCGGCTAACGGGCGTAGCCCTAGCCCTAGGGATGAGGAGGATAATGGCAACCACCGCACTTCGCCCAGAGGAAGTGAATCCCCTTGA
- the LOC109724154 gene encoding serine/arginine-rich splicing factor RS2Z32 isoform X2, giving the protein MPRHDDRYGTRLYVGRLSSRTRSRDLEDLFSKYGRVRYVDMKHDFAFVEFSDSRDADDARYSLHGREFDGSRIIVEFARGGPRGPGGSREYLGRGPPPGTGRCFNCGIDGHWARDCKAGDWKNKCYRCGERGHIERNCQNSPKNLSSRSRSPKRDGRGAERDERRSRSRSYSRSPKRSPAPSKGRKRSLSPNGSRSPPPQDRTDRNGSDYSQSPRRRDDSRSPAGRESASPAAEGRRYRSPAANGRSPSPRDEEDNGNHRTSPRGSESP; this is encoded by the exons ATGCCCCGCCACGACGACCGATATGGCACGCGATTGTATGTCGGCCGACTCTCGTCTCGTACTCGATCCAGGGACCTTGAAGACCTTTTCAGCAAATATGGAAG AGTACGATATGTGGATATGAAGCACGACTTTGCCTTCGTT GAATTCAGTGATTCTCGTGATGCTGATGATGCAAGATACAGCCTGCATGGTCGTGAATTTGATGGAAGCCGTATTATTGTGGAATTTGCTAGGGGG GGTCCACGTGGCCCAGGAGGTTCACGTGAATATCTGGGAAGAGGGCCGCCACCTGGAACCGGGCGTTGCTTTAATTGTGGTATTGATGGCCACTGGGCTCGTGATTGCAAAGCCGGGGACTGGAAAAACAAGTGCTATCGCTGTGGAGAAAGAGGCCATATAGAAAGAAACTGCCAGAATAGTCCAAAGAATCTCTCGAG TCGATCCCGATCTCCAAAGCGAGATGGTCGTGGTGCAGAACGCGATGAGAGGCGATCAAGGAGCCGCAGTTACAGCCGGAGCCCAAAGAGGAGCCCTGCGCCATCCAAGGGAAGGAAGCGCAGCCTCTCCCCTAACGGCAGCCGGAGCCCGCCACCTCAGGACCGGACTGACCGCAACGGATCTGACTACAGCCAGAGCCCGAGGAGGAGGGATGACAGCCGGAGCCCGGCTGGCCGGGAGAGCGCAAGCCCGGCTGCCGAAGGCCGGAGGTATCGAAGCCCTGCGGCTAACGGGCGTAGCCCTAGCCCTAGGGATGAGGAGGATAATGGCAACCACCGCACTTCGCCCAGAGGAAGTGAATCCCCTTGA
- the LOC109724154 gene encoding serine/arginine-rich splicing factor RS2Z32 isoform X3 produces MKHDFAFVEFSDSRDADDARYSLHGREFDGSRIIVEFARGGPRGPGGSREYLGRGPPPGTGRCFNCGIDGHWARDCKAGDWKNKCYRCGERGHIERNCQNSPKNLSRRERSGRSYSRSPSPRRGRSRSRSYSRSRSYSRSRSPKRDGRGAERDERRSRSRSYSRSPKRSPAPSKGRKRSLSPNGSRSPPPQDRTDRNGSDYSQSPRRRDDSRSPAGRESASPAAEGRRYRSPAANGRSPSPRDEEDNGNHRTSPRGSESP; encoded by the exons ATGAAGCACGACTTTGCCTTCGTT GAATTCAGTGATTCTCGTGATGCTGATGATGCAAGATACAGCCTGCATGGTCGTGAATTTGATGGAAGCCGTATTATTGTGGAATTTGCTAGGGGG GGTCCACGTGGCCCAGGAGGTTCACGTGAATATCTGGGAAGAGGGCCGCCACCTGGAACCGGGCGTTGCTTTAATTGTGGTATTGATGGCCACTGGGCTCGTGATTGCAAAGCCGGGGACTGGAAAAACAAGTGCTATCGCTGTGGAGAAAGAGGCCATATAGAAAGAAACTGCCAGAATAGTCCAAAGAATCTCTCGAG GCGTGAGAGGAGTGGGAGGAGTTACTCACGATCGCCATCTCCTCGCCGTGGTAGGAGCCGAAGTCGTAGCTACAGCAGAAGTCGTAGTTACAG TCGATCCCGATCTCCAAAGCGAGATGGTCGTGGTGCAGAACGCGATGAGAGGCGATCAAGGAGCCGCAGTTACAGCCGGAGCCCAAAGAGGAGCCCTGCGCCATCCAAGGGAAGGAAGCGCAGCCTCTCCCCTAACGGCAGCCGGAGCCCGCCACCTCAGGACCGGACTGACCGCAACGGATCTGACTACAGCCAGAGCCCGAGGAGGAGGGATGACAGCCGGAGCCCGGCTGGCCGGGAGAGCGCAAGCCCGGCTGCCGAAGGCCGGAGGTATCGAAGCCCTGCGGCTAACGGGCGTAGCCCTAGCCCTAGGGATGAGGAGGATAATGGCAACCACCGCACTTCGCCCAGAGGAAGTGAATCCCCTTGA
- the LOC109724442 gene encoding uncharacterized protein LOC109724442 — protein MSVSENIEVGLQQSGEPIAGVPIKKRPVSLSQPSFLSNEAPPLPQQDCNEQLKTHFLSKSQSLVSYGSQHSAVGSNVAGESLLNQAVKVDLNKGNSNASNLKDIELRNVTPNAMGINILQDVNIADQSTLRTDSENEQPLSLQKRPESCLGEGSCGGKFASSDNSAFRRVLPMTGSQQVLSKDGTNKATFVKQENLDLCSSVLAVSGHSTLGSSDHKQQVRSNDSCMKRCNWDLNIPMDSWDTTIDALSLDNVAKSKLHYGSMQEKMVEICPQRAESTRHGEMLLKGCYNPNLSKTVMPSDHSADEVGLDLQLKLLTGPELRIKWGSIDPPDLSLSLTGEQTDSSSIAVHSKKLDLGCQKSTAEPPPANLKPPCVQHIKREPGEERFCGEASTATSCQLQEPPAGSIVKPELVEEPLQEHLKLSLGKSPRSESNFPKSPQGDGNLGKSPHVEDDHSSMLAANQSEMRSVASVSEKMDSSLEMPLNNNKLCYKSDISGDVVKTSMGREEQAVPTVSQSIIPNCDKSHKSKEVITGEVSPGASKRSSSEEKLSSSADQACELLASPLVECDGKEPVAFDGLSEGSSEMDCSNDENSNIEQMANGNCQIGKESREITNSSTQIREEQTNENQQKILRRRYGDGEYEDGEVREIGTQGLSQITKEGEKKLPHKENPHSICPVNTPTSSQVDASSKSRETSEQDETKSGHNAENREGDVCDGKKDTGPDSTKTKLIRTSHKRTIDQVANDNGAEMNTKSRDRTEIDAKRVVGRIENDSNIRLDNASEPSLPMKQSGSSPKDLSVDGVGNKCTDGSSLHIQTDKLNSNSKRLPVEKTNPSFTTTFQGRRARFADKFNRRGAHGNRNERWDGRFLKTESAKNEYQPTSRHGSNVNPKSLENRLGFPYGGRNPDSRFSSDRRNQKGARFPRPNDGTGDVPVNNNVAGHCGRRSAEDEPRNLSRFDPRRRSPLNPNNRFVAGETSDAFMISHEENIMRSLPQDMMEQALPFSHSRLQYEQVEHDVIRRERSYSPGACTRVPPVHIARAHSPHAFNGHPDMMRCRSPPLVTHQLRSPHQRLRLPHKDLMARRQRSPPYSQFHSRDPRDRLHVMNYNNDDMPRPSRGFQRNLRRFDMVGSQESADEDNFGPNNFGPSHSPELPEISREDEYIDRRNIDRRHTFSYRRLHVVGQEGEEMIPSGEDGPTRNVRFRPEDDVSPDGGVGLQDLNGRLRNRVAAGGAFSRLREVGEQDGYNYQGPQRWRHGDFNGRRLKKRRY, from the exons ATGTCTGTATCTGAAAATATAGAG GTCGGACTTCAGCAATCAGGTGAGCCTATTGCTGGTGTGCCTATTAAGAAAAGGCCAGTGTCGTTATCTCAACCTTCATTTCTTTCAAATGAAGCGCCACCACTGCCGCAGCAAGATTGCAACGAACAGCTGAAAACACACTTTCTTTCGAAATCTCAATCTCTTGTTTCTTATGGTAGTCAGCATTCAGCAGTAGGGTCCAATGTAGCCGGAGAATCTTTGCTAAACCAAGCTGTAAAAGTGGATTTAAACAAAGGAAATTCTAATGCGTCCAATTTGAAGGATATTGAGCTTAGGAATGTTACCCCAAACGCTATGGGAATTAACATTTTGCAAGATGTGAATATAGCGGATCAGTCTACTTTACGAACAGATTCAGAAAATGAGCAGCCACTATCATTGCAGAAAAGACCAGAGTCTTGTTTAGGTGAGGGGAGCTGTGGAGGGAAATTTGCATCAAGTGATAACTCTGCCTTTAGAAGAGTTTTACCAATGACTGGATCGCAGCAGGTGTTATCTAAGGATGGTACCAATAAAGCTACTTTTGTGAAGCAAGAGAACTTGGATCTATGTTCATCGGTCCTGGCTGTATCAGGACACTCTACTCTTGGAAGTAGTGATCATAAACAACAAGTCAGATCTAATGACAGCTGCATGAAAAGGTGTAACTGGGATTTGAATATACCAATGGACTCATGGGACACCACCATAGATGCTTTGTCTTTGGACAATGTTGCAAAAAGTAAATTACATTATGGCTCGATGCAAGAAAAGATGGTCGAGATTTGTCCTCAGCGAGCGGAATCTACAAGACATGGAGAAATGCTTCTGAAAGGGTGCTATAATCCTAACTTGTCAAAAACAGTTATGCCTTCTGATCACAGTGCGGATGAGGTTGGCCTAGATCTGCAGCTTAAGTTGCTGACCGGGCCCGAATTACGCATCAAATGGGGATCTATTGACCCTCCAGATTTGAGCTTGTCATTGACTGGCGAGCAGACAGATTCTTCTTCTATAGCAGTACATTCTAAGAAATTAGACTTGGGGTGTCAAAAGAGCACAGCAGAGCCACCACCAGCCAATTTGAAGCCACCGTGCGTGCAGCACATAAAACGTGAGCCAGGTGAGGAAAGGTTTTGTGGTGAAGCTTCCACAGCAACTAGCTGTCAACTTCAGGAGCCACCAGCTGGCAGTATTGTGAAACCTGAACTAGTTGAAGAGCCATTGCAAGAACACCTCAAACTCAGTTTAGGGAAATCACCTCGTTCAGAGAGCAATTTTCCTAAATCACCTCAGGGAGATGGCAATTTAGGGAAATCGCCTCATGTGGAGGATGATCACTCTAGCATGCTAGCAGCCAATCAGTCAGAAATGCGCTCAGTTGCTAGTGTATCAGAGAAGATGGATTCGAGTTTGGAAATGCCTTTGAACAATAACAAGCTTTGTTATAAGTCAGATATATCTGGTGATGTTGTTAAAACTTCAATGGGAAGGGAAGAGCAGGCTGTCCCCACGGTCTCTCAATCAATTATTCCAAATTGTGATAAATCTCATAAAAGTAAAGAGGTTATTACTGGCGAGGTCTCACCTGGGGCTTCAAAACGCTCATCTTCAGAGGAAAAATTATCTAGCTCTGCTGATCAAGCTTGTGAACTCTTGGCATCACCTTTAGTGGAATGTGATGGTAAAGAACCTGTGGCTTTTGACGGCTTGTCTGAAGGCAGTTCTGAAATGGACTGTTCGAATGATGAAAATTCGAATATAGAACAGATGGCAAATGGAAACTGCCAGATTGGTAAGGAAAGTCGTGAGATCACTAATTCATCTACCCAGATCAGGGAAGAGCAAACTAATGAGAACCAACAGAAAATTCTTAGGCGGAGGTATGGTGATGGTGAGTATGAAGATGGTGAAGTGAGAGAGATTGGAACACAAGGTTTGTCTCAGATTACAAAAGAAGGGGAGAAAAAGTTGCCTCATAAAGAGAACCCTCATAGCATCTGTCCTGTGAATACCCCAACTTCTTCACAAGTAGATGCAAGTTCAAAGAGCAGAGAAACATCAGAGCAAGATGAAACAAAGTCTGGTCATAATGCTGAAAATCGTGAAGGTGATGTATGTGATGGTAAGAAAGACACAGGACCTGATTCAACTAAAACAAAGCTTATAAGAACCTCCCATAAACGCACGATTGATCAAGTTGCGAATGATAATGGCGCAGAGATGAATACAAAATCCAGAGATAGGACTGAGATTGATGCTAAACGAGTTGTTGGTAGGATTGAGAATGATAGCAATATCCGATTAGACAATGCTAGTGAACCTAGTCTGCCTATGAAGCAGTCTGGTTCATCACCAAAAGATTTATCTGTAGATGGTGTTGGAAACAAATGCACTGATGGTAGTAGTTTGCATATCCAAACTGATAAGTTGAACTCAAATTCTAAAAGGTTGCCAGTAGAGAAAACAAATCCTTCTTTCACGACTACTTTTCAAGGCAGAAGAGCAAGATTTGCTGATAAATTCAACAGGCGAGGTGCTCATGGGAACCG GAATGAAAGGTGGGATGGAAGGTTTTTGAAAACTGAAAGTGCGAAAAATGAATATCAACCAACCAGTAGACATGGATCCAATGTGAACCCAAAAAGTCTCGAAAACCGATTGGGTTTTCCTTACGGTGGACGAAACCCTGACTCTCGCTTTTCATCAGATCGTAGAAACCAAAAAGGTGCACGATTTCCTAGGCCAAATGATGGGACTGGAGATGTACCTGTCAATAATAATGTTGCTGGACATTGTGGTAGAAGGTCCGCAGAAGATGAACCACGTAATTTGTCTCGATTTGATCCTAGAAGGCGATCCCCTCTCAACCCTAATAATAGGTTTGTTGCTGGAGAAACTTCTGATGCTTTCATGATATCTCATGAGGAGAATATCATGAGATCTTTACCCCAAGATATGATGGAACAAGCTTTACCCTTTTCACACTCTCGTCTCCAGTATGAACAAGTTGAACACGATGTAATCCGAAGAGAAAGGAGCTATTCACCTGGAGCATGTACTAGGGTTCCTCCTGTACATATAGCTCGGGCTCATTCTCCTCATGCTTTCAATGGACACCCTGATATGATGCGATGTCGGTCGCCGCCTCTAGTTACACATCAGCTTAGATCACCTCACCAACGGCTGAGATTGCCTCACAAAGATTTGATGGCTAGAAGGCAACGCTCGCCTCCATACAGCCAGTTTCATAGTAGGGATCCGAGGGATAGACTTCATGTGATGAATTATAATAATGATGATATGCCTAGGCCTAGTAGAGGTTTCCAAAGGAACTTGAGGAGATTCGACATGGTTGGCTCACAAGAGTCTGCGGATGAGGACAATTTTGGGCCTAACAATTTTGGCCCTTCACATTCTCCAGAGCTTCCTGAGATTTCAAGAGAGGATGAATATATTGATAGGAGGAATATAGATAGGAGGCACACGTTTTCTTATAGGCGGCTGCATGTAGTTGGTCAAGAGGGAGAAGAGATGATCCCTTCGGGTGAAGATGGGCCTACTAGGAATGTTAGATTTCGACCTGAAGATGATGTGTCGCCTGATGGTGGCGTCGGCCTGCAGGATTTAAATGGCCGCCTTCGAAACCGAGTAGCAGCGGGTGGTGCATTCAGTAGATTGAGGGAGGTGGGGGAACAAGATGGCTACAATTACCAGGGCCCACAGAGATGGCGCCATGGTGATTTTAATGGCAGGCGATTGAAGAAAAGAAGATACTGA
- the LOC109724443 gene encoding uncharacterized protein LOC109724443 yields the protein MAIAVPIPHSFPSTTLNPSLRIHPHTHRNRPPPLPLPLPLPPRASADPGDASGDSSDEPSGDSSAAFERRVSQVRLKYRSGSGKKAEQRRAKKSGSSSPTRKGKGKGKGVLLPPAPLREAVSAGGVPVEVGFSRYSERLNGRVAALGLAALLLVELGSGRSILAYHPAPVLFLQLYSVAAAAALFVKFEKERISIWPQNKPPSSAANSEP from the coding sequence ATGGCCATCGCAGTCCCAATTCCCCACTCCTTCCCCTCCACCACCCTCAACCCCTCCCTCCGAATCCACCCCCACACCCACCGCAATCGCCCCCCTccgctccccctccccctccccctcccccctcgCGCCTCCGCCGACCCCGGCGACGCCTCCGGCGACTCCTCCGACGAACCCTCCGGCGACTCCTCCGCCGCGTTCGAGAGGCGGGTGTCGCAGGTGCGCCTCAAGTACCGGAGCGGGAGCGGCAAAAAGGCGGAGCAGCGCCGCGCCAAGAAGTCGGGCTCGTCGTCCCCGAcgaggaaggggaaggggaaggggaagggggtTTTGCTGCCCCCGGCGCCGCTCCGGGAGGCGGTGTCGGCGGGGGGCGTCCCCGTGGAGGTGGGCTTCAGCCGCTACAGCGAGCGCCTCAACGGGCGCGTCGCGGCGCTGGGCCTCGCGGCGCTGCTCCTCGTCGAGCTCGGCTCCGGCCGCTCCATCCTCGCCTACCACCCGGCCCCCGTCCTCTTCCTCCAGCTCTactccgtcgccgccgccgccgctctcttCGTCAAGTTCGAGAAGGAGCGCATCAGCATTTGGCCCCAAAACAAacccccctcctccgccgcgaaTTCCGAACcctaa